The Impatiens glandulifera chromosome 8, dImpGla2.1, whole genome shotgun sequence genome includes a window with the following:
- the LOC124912241 gene encoding uncharacterized protein LOC124912241, which produces MAQVNLGPPLSSSLCCLRKTQQPLWRRPREDATSWSSLRNSLQCNGRFTCLLWDNHKQEQARKALEDALGGKKSELDKWDKEIRKREEEEAAGGGGGGGGRGGGGGWFRWWSNGDHFWQEAQQASLAVLGIILVYLIIAKGEVMLAVILNPLLFALRGTRNAFAFLATHMSGKGEFENVTTGDANYDSSAKSRVLRKWGSDQ; this is translated from the exons ATGGCGCAGGTTAACCTTGGCCCTCCGCTCTCGTCCTCCTTGTGCTGCCTCCGTAAAACGCAGCAGCCTTTATGGCGCCGTCCGAGAGAGGATGCAACAAGTTGGTCTTCGTTGCGAAACAGCCTTCAATGCAATGGACGATTCACTTGTCTCCTTTGGGATAACCATAAACAG GAGCAAGCAAGAAAAGCGTTGGAAGATGCTCTTGGTGGAAAGAAGTCTGAATTGGACAAGTGGGACAAAGAAATTAGGAAGAGAGAGGAGGAGGAGGCGGcaggtggaggtggaggaggaggaggaagaggtgGCGGTGGTGGTTGGTTTAGATGGTGGTCCAATGGTGACCATTTCTGGCAGGAAGCCCAACAAGCAAGCCTTGCTGTTTTAGGCATAATCCTTGTA TATCTCATCATTGCAAAAGGGGAAGTTATGCTGGCAGTTATACTCAATCCCTTGCTGTTTGCCTTAAGAGGAACAAGAAATGCATTTGCTTTTCTAGCAACACATATGTCAGGAAAGGGTGAATTTGAAAATGTGACAACTGGGGATGCCAATTATGATTCATCCGCTAAAAGCAGAGTGTTAAGGAAATGGGGAAGCGACCAATAA